The genomic interval GTGCGCATCTGTATACGCGAAAAGGAGTCCACGGCTTTGCATCTGGCCGCCGACGAGGGCAATGTGGAGTGCGTCGATTTGTTGCTGTCGAAGGGTGCCGACGCCAAGCTAAAGAATCATCGCGGCTTCACGCCTCTCCATCTGGCCGCACGCACCTCCAGCCTCGAGTGCGTTGAGTCGTTGCTGCGCAACGGCAACGCGGACGCCAATGCGGAGGACTTTGATCATCGGACGCCGCTGCATGCTGCGGTGGGCAAGTCCGAGAACGCCTACGATATCATGGAGACGCTGATCCAGTGGGGCGCCAATGTCAACCATAAGGACATCTATGGCTTTACCGCACTCCATCTGGCCGCCCTCGATGGGCTTGTCCAGTGCGTCGAGATGCTGATATTCCATGGCGCCGATGTCACAACCAAGTCCAAGAAGGGCACCTCCGCCTTGAATGTCATCACACGCAAGACGCCCGCCTCGGTTGCGATGATCAGGCAGAAATTGGATGCGGCCATCACACTGCATCATTCCCAGGTGAATGACACAATTCCATGGccatttatttacaattaacCAATCATTTGTTATATAGGATCCTGTCAATCGCGAGgtggaactggagctggactttcgccagctgctgcagcattgTCATCCGCGTGAGATCAGCTATTTGAATACATTTGTGGACGAGGGCCAAAAGGAGATACTGGAGCATCCGCTGTGCTCCTCATTTCTGTACATCAAGTGGGGCAAGATACGCAAGTACTACATTGGCCGCCTGATCTTCTGCTTTAGCTTTGTGCTCTTCCTGACGCTCTACGTGCTGACCGCATTGGCGCACAACTGTTACAACGGCAGCAAGGATGACAACACAACGATTCAGGCGCAGGAACTCTGCCAGAAGCAATCCATACTGGGCGATATGCTGCGCAATAATCCGTTTGTCATGGAAATGCAATGGTGGGTGCTGGTGGCCATTACCATAGTGGAGATATTTCGTAAGCTGTACGGCATAACGGGCTACTCCTCGTTCCGGCACTATGTGACGCAGGTGGAGAACATCATGGAGTGGTTCGTCATAACCAGCGTGTTTGTCATCTCGTACATATACACAAAGCAGACGTACACGTTCCAGAATCATATTGGCGCCTTCGCCGTACTGCTGGGCTGGACCAATCTGATGCTGATGATTGGCCAGCTGCCCGTCTTTGATGTCTACGTGGCCATGTATACGCGCGTCCAGGGCGAATTCGCCAAGCTGTTCATGGCCTATTCGTGCATGCTAATTGGGTTTACCATTAGTTTTTGCGTCATCTTtccatcgtcgtcgtcgtttgCCAATCCTTTCATGGGCTTTATCACTGTGCTGGTCATGATGATTGGGGAACAGGATCTGTCGCTTTTGATCAACGATCCCGATGGCAAGGATCCGCCCTTTTTGCTGGAGGTCAGCGCACAGATTACGTTTGTGCTCTTCCTGCTGTTCGTGACGATCATTCTGATGAATCTGCTCGTGGGCATTGCGGTGCACGATATACAGGGTCTCAAGAAAACCGCCGGGCTCTCCAAACTGGTGCGTCAAACGAAGCTGATCAGCTACATTGAGTCGGCGCTGTTCAATGGCTATTTGCCGACATGGTTGCGCAATCTGCTGCATTACACGGCGCTCGTCTCACCGCAGGCCTATCGCGTGGTGCTCTGCGTGAAGCCGCTGAATCCCAGCGAGAAGCGCCTGCCGCGCGACATTCTGATGAAGGCATACGAGGTGGGCAAAATGCGCAAGCACTTCGGCCATACCATCTCCTCCAAGAATCCGGGCGAAAATTATCTGTCGTACAAGAACAagtataacaataacaatagctgTGCAGCAACCGCGTATGCATTGCCCGATCCGGATCCGGAATCGACACAGCTCACCACGTTGACGAGCAAAATCGATGACAATGCCGATCGCATCGAGTTTCTCACCCAGGAGATACAGGAGCTGAAGCAGGCGCTCAtatcacagcagcagcaggccagCAAGGTGATCGACAAGCTGCTGATCGTCATCTCGAACCAACAGAAGCAGCAAATGCGCAAATAGCAGCTCCAGCAAGCcatttactattattattattattattattattactattatatattattataatcatcCAAATCCACATTTAGTTCGAAACTCTTAGCCCTTAGACTCTTCTTGTGCGTGTGTAATTGCCCCAAGATCCCCGAAAAATGTTGATATTATATTGTAGTTAGCATATTTGATATCGCAGCGTCTGTCGCTCTACATATTTATGCTTTTTAGCCATATAACCTACTCTAttctacaatatatatataaatatatatatatatatagatatacagtTATACAATTAATAAAGACTAGTTGGTAGGCTTTATTAGAGGCGAGAAGCTGGCAGGTTTGTTTTTGGTCCGCATTCGGTAAAATGTGTCTGGTTTTAGGCTgtgtctttttgttgtttggcgTTGTCGTTTGAGATGCGTTGAAATgataattatatatgaaagatatatatgttttatatgaATAAACTATCTAAATATCTATTGTTAAATTTGCCGACTTCCGATTCTTCCTATGGATGCAAACGTTCCGATATTGATATGAGTTTTACATAGAAGAATcgaattttcgacctatcatTCCGGAGAGTTATCTTCCGGCCGGTCTTACAGATGAATCTTAAACAGATAGTCGGCAAGGCTAATGCCctcggctattgatactgatcaagaatatatatacactttatgtgGTCAGAGATACATTTCATAATAAAATGATAGTGCTCTCCACAAGCTTATACAAGTATAACTGAACAGAAAATAGGACTCACCTGTTCTCTGCACTCTTCCAAGCtgaaatatgagatatcctgGCCATTAATGGTTATCTTTCCTGTGCCGGGCAGACGCACTGTGACATCGGCGCGTGCCGTTTTGCGCAGACACTCGTAGGTCGTTACGTATTGTCGGCCCTGCTCATCAATCTTGGGCTTGGGCACCTCCAGTTGCTTGGATTGATCAATCAAGGGCTTCAGAAAGCGCTCAATAAATGCTTTGCTTTTGTAGGCATACGGCGATATGATTAAACGCTCCATGGCGCTGGTGAAATTTTGGTACTCTATGTCCGCAATGTGCTCCACGAGCACGCGCTCCAGTTGCTCTTTCGGCAACAGCTGGAAGCCAGCCATTTCGCttttaaaacaaatgaaacataaattaaccaaaatatatatgttttggaTTGCGGTGCACCTACAGTTTTTGGTTCTCATCCGGCTTGTTTCCGCGCCGCAGCATGCGCTCTTCCAGATCGTTTAGCTTATTTGTTTCCGTCACAATATCCTGTCAAAAGGTTTTCATTTGAACTTTGCTTATTTTAATGACAAGTGCTAAGAGCTTACGTGCAGCAGCTGGAAATAGTTGGGTTTGCCAGTGTAAAACATGCTGTGAAAGGGGCGACCCGTCTCATCGAACTCGGCTGCTTTTCGCGCTGGGAACACCTCCTCGGGCGATCTCATGGAGGGACGAGCGCGTTTGTCAAACAGCCCGGAAGGAAACAGATAGTTAATGGCTTCCTGCAAGTGACGAATGGCTAGGGTAAGAAACTCCAACGATGCTTTAATATACTCACATCAATGTCCTGTTGCGTAAAGGTCTCTGCGTCGGCGCCCATCATGTTGGCCAAATGGCGCTTGCCAATTTGGAACTCCAAATGCTGTGTTTTCATAAACTCGTCGTGCTCATTAGCCCGCTCCAGGTAGGCCTTCATGGCCTTGCTCACCTTTTGCTTCTGAACCGCCGCCGGCGTAGCCTGTACAGTTACCTGTGTGGCGTATGGCGCCATCGCAACCTACATAAATGTTATGCAAACGAGTCGGTGAGTTGTTTGTCCAACCTCAAATTGCGCCGTTAACTCAATGCGAAGTTTGGCGAGCGCCAACTTACCGCGTGTGCATTGGGTGCTCCATTGTTTTTGACAGCTGTTTGGAGCAAATTTCTgttagtttttattaaatttaagccTAAAACACGCAGTGACATAGTTCTTGTATTGTCGCACCGTGTGGCAGGAAGAGGAAGACAGTAGTCAGCTGTTTGGCGGCTCCAGTGTTATGCAGTGCCACAAAAACTAGGTGGCAACCCTTGTGTGACGATTTTATGGGCGCCAATTTTAAACACAATTCTAGCTTGACAAATTTGCTGCAGTATTAATGCAGAGCTGTGGAAAGTCCTCTGAAAAATGTTGTCGTCCTCGACAATCTTGAGCTTGATCCAAAGATTTTTCATTATAGCGAGGGTACAATGGTTATAAACTTTGTCACAAAAATTCCGATTTGCAtgagttttagtttttaaaatatatatatatattgatttgcTTAATATTGAACACAAGAATATTAGGGAACAATCTGCAAACAATATGTTGTGTATGTAAATTTTCGAACACAATTAAAACACAACAATTTACCTTTTGGCCTTcttacaaatgttttttattgacTAATTTGAAAAACACACAATGCTGATATTTTGAAGTATGGAAAGTAAacacaaaacgaaacgaaaaaaaatgcaatgaaaACTTCAACAGTTAATTACTTGTTTTtacgctatatatatatatttataaataattgcctAAGCTTAGAGAAAAGAATTGTTATCAATTGCATTATTGGTTGAAACGCAGCTACTTCAATTCATTCTCTTCGGTCTACTCCACTTTTCTTcatgttattatttttggtcgtagtacaatttacataaagcaattaaatatttatataataattccACTTCTATTTCCACGCCTGTTTGAGCAACTTACGCGACGCTAAATGCCTAACAATCAAAGAGCCCGAAGTGAGCACGACTAGCACTATGGAAATTAATATATAGTCAAAATCCTCTTTCAGCAAATCGAACGTTTTTGATGGCGAAACGCGCGTAACGAACAAGTCtgcaataaaaacttaattagtATTGATTGATGCATTTAATAGCATATAATTTACCTAAGCCCGTGGCCACAACTAGACAGGTACTCTCCAGACCGCTGGGTGCCGTATAAATATTACGTAAACGTGCAACCGTCTGattgtaatttatataattttcagTTGGCAAAGGCAACTCAGGTATATAGGGAATGGCGCCCTCTTCGCGACCCTGCGTTGTGGATGATATCGGACGACGTGGATCCAGCAAATGCCAGGGCATTTCAACAATGCCGCCGCTCGCAGTACCAACTAGTTAAATAAggtttaaataaatcaaaactaaCGTCCAGGATTATAATATACGTTGTCTTACTTAGGACATGCTTGTTGGTAATGCCGCGTTCGGTGATGGTCTCGCGCATTGCCTCCACAATTGTGGGTATGATGTAGGATTGACGCTCCACGAGCGGCATGGACGGTGCCTGCAAGGAGCTCCAGACGCTATTGTTGGCCTGCGCATTGCCCTCATACAGTTCAATCGTGGCTGTTTTAAGTACAAGACTGTCTTTGAGGAAATTACCATTGAATGGGATTGCATTTCACTTACTGATCTCAGTTCGTCGCACTTTATCGTTGAAATAGGAATAGGCTAGCCAATTCTCCGAGTGTACAATGTGCAGCGGGGGACGAACCTTACGATGCGTCATCGAGAAGATGACAGAGCCAGACACAACATCAATTAAGTACAAATTGAGCACCgctaaatacaattaaaacaaaaattatatttaagaaTTGCAGGTGAAGTTTCGATCTGGCTTGACCTACATTTGTGGGCGGCATCTGGCGCCTGTGTAACGAAGGCAACTAAGTTgggatttatatatttatagagcaCCGAGCGATCGCCTAGCACACGGCCCTGCGAGTGCACGTGCTCAATTGGATTTTTGCTAGCAACTTTAATGATTTGTTGTTCTGAGTTGTGACCGCCCAGACGCACATTCCAAATGGGCAAGCATGATAGCTCCTGCAAGAGTAAAAGTTGACTTAGAGCTTCGAACTTTGTATCATTTACTTACACCGCCCGCATATTTCACAAAATAGCCCTCGAGCTCAGCGGTCTTCACATTAGCTGTGTATAGATACATGCCATGTGCCTGCAATAAAAATCCGGGTAAAAATTTAACCAATTGAAGACATGGTTCAATTTACCAATGGAGTCGCATGCTTAGGCTCGACATGTACTCGGTTGGTGCCATCCAATATGAGTATGCCCTTAACGAAGTCTTCTTCTGTTTCGGGAAGAAGCGCTAACTGCTTAATTTGGTAATCCAGTTGGAGCAGTCCACCTTCGGCAGCGCGTCCTGTGATCGGGTTGAATCGAAATAATACACCGTTGCTATTAACCTGTCGGGAAGATAGTTATAAGAGCTTTCCATAATGCTAACAAACTCTATTTTAAACATACCGCAGACTTAGCAACTATTGCGCAAAGCGGCTGCAATGGAAAGTGTT from Drosophila virilis strain 15010-1051.87 chromosome 2, Dvir_AGI_RSII-ME, whole genome shotgun sequence carries:
- the wtrw gene encoding transient receptor potential channel pyrexia isoform X2, which codes for MKLEIENSSLANWHHPWIWLQTVFKSIPPNLMVRWRNNTDAMIEAQYPTAGEFEYMECGPSPPAESAPSMYDSFEEPTSELSVQICNDTLRISLIDQMKSAAGRVRLLEDIEQGNVVAEGLGAHFETASKLEKNLCYLWAAFLKRWDLLEGLLKAGADLHFCDQNGISALHLGAFSGCLATLDLLVTKGINVNLQPKCYTPLHCAAFGNAAEAAKFLIHSGALITKDTNKPNCEESLLHCAVRSNALECLQLFIGEGADVNSLKPNGTNAIHLAADLGHLQCLEALLNAPNADANVRICIREKESTALHLAADEGNVECVDLLLSKGADAKLKNHRGFTPLHLAARTSSLECVESLLRNGNADANAEDFDHRTPLHAAVGKSENAYDIMETLIQWGANVNHKDIYGFTALHLAALDGLVQCVEMLIFHGADVTTKSKKGTSALNVITRKTPASVAMIRQKLDAAITLHHSQDPVNREVELELDFRQLLQHCHPREISYLNTFVDEGQKEILEHPLCSSFLYIKWGKIRKYYIGRLIFCFSFVLFLTLYVLTALAHNCYNGSKDDNTTIQAQELCQKQSILGDMLRNNPFVMEMQWWVLVAITIVEIFRKLYGITGYSSFRHYVTQVENIMEWFVITSVFVISYIYTKQTYTFQNHIGAFAVLLGWTNLMLMIGQLPVFDVYVAMYTRVQGEFAKLFMAYSCMLIGFTISFCVIFPSSSSFANPFMGFITVLVMMIGEQDLSLLINDPDGKDPPFLLEVSAQITFVLFLLFVTIILMNLLVGIAVHDIQGLKKTAGLSKLVRQTKLISYIESALFNGYLPTWLRNLLHYTALVSPQAYRVVLCVKPLNPSEKRLPRDILMKAYEVGKMRKHFGHTISSKNPGENYLSYKNKYNNNNSCAATAYALPDPDPESTQLTTLTSKIDDNADRIEFLTQEIQELKQALISQQQQASKVIDKLLIVISNQQKQQMRK
- the wtrw gene encoding transient receptor potential channel pyrexia isoform X1; its protein translation is MENLGYKEGSTKPRRMTRSISVVTKTEVEQPLNENNANNRFKSIPPNLMVRWRNNTDAMIEAQYPTAGEFEYMECGPSPPAESAPSMYDSFEEPTSELSVQICNDTLRISLIDQMKSAAGRVRLLEDIEQGNVVAEGLGAHFETASKLEKNLCYLWAAFLKRWDLLEGLLKAGADLHFCDQNGISALHLGAFSGCLATLDLLVTKGINVNLQPKCYTPLHCAAFGNAAEAAKFLIHSGALITKDTNKPNCEESLLHCAVRSNALECLQLFIGEGADVNSLKPNGTNAIHLAADLGHLQCLEALLNAPNADANVRICIREKESTALHLAADEGNVECVDLLLSKGADAKLKNHRGFTPLHLAARTSSLECVESLLRNGNADANAEDFDHRTPLHAAVGKSENAYDIMETLIQWGANVNHKDIYGFTALHLAALDGLVQCVEMLIFHGADVTTKSKKGTSALNVITRKTPASVAMIRQKLDAAITLHHSQDPVNREVELELDFRQLLQHCHPREISYLNTFVDEGQKEILEHPLCSSFLYIKWGKIRKYYIGRLIFCFSFVLFLTLYVLTALAHNCYNGSKDDNTTIQAQELCQKQSILGDMLRNNPFVMEMQWWVLVAITIVEIFRKLYGITGYSSFRHYVTQVENIMEWFVITSVFVISYIYTKQTYTFQNHIGAFAVLLGWTNLMLMIGQLPVFDVYVAMYTRVQGEFAKLFMAYSCMLIGFTISFCVIFPSSSSFANPFMGFITVLVMMIGEQDLSLLINDPDGKDPPFLLEVSAQITFVLFLLFVTIILMNLLVGIAVHDIQGLKKTAGLSKLVRQTKLISYIESALFNGYLPTWLRNLLHYTALVSPQAYRVVLCVKPLNPSEKRLPRDILMKAYEVGKMRKHFGHTISSKNPGENYLSYKNKYNNNNSCAATAYALPDPDPESTQLTTLTSKIDDNADRIEFLTQEIQELKQALISQQQQASKVIDKLLIVISNQQKQQMRK
- the mRpS9 gene encoding small ribosomal subunit protein uS9m: MSLRVLGLNLIKTNRNLLQTAVKNNGAPNAHAVAMAPYATQVTVQATPAAVQKQKVSKAMKAYLERANEHDEFMKTQHLEFQIGKRHLANMMGADAETFTQQDIDEAINYLFPSGLFDKRARPSMRSPEEVFPARKAAEFDETGRPFHSMFYTGKPNYFQLLHDIVTETNKLNDLEERMLRRGNKPDENQKLEMAGFQLLPKEQLERVLVEHIADIEYQNFTSAMERLIISPYAYKSKAFIERFLKPLIDQSKQLEVPKPKIDEQGRQYVTTYECLRKTARADVTVRLPGTGKITINGQDISYFSLEECREQLLFPLSYSKMLGKVDVEANVEGGGPSGQAGAIRWGIAMSLRSFVDQEMIETMRLAGLLTRDYRRRERKKFGQEGARRKYTWKKR